The proteins below are encoded in one region of Cololabis saira isolate AMF1-May2022 chromosome 21, fColSai1.1, whole genome shotgun sequence:
- the nfatc2ip gene encoding NFATC2-interacting protein — MAETVPAPKRRRVLDPSEVVPVPVYSSQVSSSLDLKPTVFSRGDPGVQDGDEDSLWWDVSSRLKTASTYISDSEDSDLELIGGRRRTEDAARCPSPPPPESPVLIQSRRVARKISEVNKKLRAVSSVLSPEPEPRRTRRPGRRASQTSQVSQMSRRSSSSLDIVDIVDVEDVEDVEDVSSFQDPSRQIPLKIRCRTDVHKIPVVPSTRLSDVLRQLSIILDVPPPRLLLLKGDEELVATATVLEAGLGIADIIECVVMAADQSSITVRLQGKDRASTQQFSISRDAPLSSVFSRYLATTSLSSANFLFDGAKVSGSETPAQLDMEDGDIVEVWT; from the exons ATGGCGGAAACG GTTCCGGCCCCGAAACGCAGGAGAGTCCTGGACCCGTCGGAGGTGGTTCCGGTCCCGGTTTACTCCAGCCAG gtcagCAGCAGTTTGGACCTGAAGCCGACGGTGTTTTCCAGAGGAG ATCCAGGCGTGCAGGACGGGGACGAGGACTCTCTGTGGTGGGACGTGTCGTCCCGCCTGAAGACGGCGTCCACCTACATCAGCGACTCGGAGGACTCGGACCTGGAGCTGATCGGAGGACGGAGACGCAC GGAGGACGCCGCCCGCTGCCCGTCCCCCCCGCCCCCGGAGAGTCCCGTCCTGATCCAGTCCAGGAGAGTCGCCAGGAAGATCAG CGAGGTGAACAAGAAGCTTCGAGCCGTCAGCTCCGTCTTGTCCCCAGAACCGGAGCCCCGGAGGACCAGACGTCCCGGGAGACGGGCGTCCCAGACGTCCCAGGTGTCCCAGATGTCCCGGCGGTCGTCGTCCTCGCTGGACATCGTGGACATTGTGGACGTGGAGGACGTGGAGGACGTGGAGGACGTGTCCTCCTTCCAGGACCCGAGCCGGCAGATCCCCCTGAAGATTCGCTGCAGGACCGACGTCCACAAGATTCCCGTCGTCCCG TCGACGCGGCTGAGTGACGTGCTgcgacagctgtcaatcatcctgGACGTCCCGCCCCCCcgcctgctgctgctgaaggGGGACGAGGAGCTGGTCGCCACGGCAACCGTGCTGGAGGCGGGGCTGGGCATCGCTGACATCATCG AGTGCGTTGTCATGGCGGCGGACCAGAGCAGCATCACGGTCCGTCTGCAGGGGAAGGACCGGGCGTCCACGCAGCAGTTCAGCATCAGCAGG GACGCCCCCCTGTCCTCCGTCTTCTCCCGCTACCTAGCCACCACTAGCTTGTCCAGCGCTAACTTCCTGTTTGACGGAGCCAAAGTTTCAGGCAGCGAGACGCCGGCGCAGCTGGACATGGAGGACGGGGACATCGTGGAGGTCTGGAcatga